In Acinonyx jubatus isolate Ajub_Pintada_27869175 chromosome B3, VMU_Ajub_asm_v1.0, whole genome shotgun sequence, a genomic segment contains:
- the SERPINA4 gene encoding kallistatin yields the protein MHLASHLLLLLAGLLVASHGQLLPEHNSQGHTGSPHPEAPSTGEGSPSLKIAPGNTVFALRFYHLMASQSPGSNIFFSPLSISASYAMLSLGARSHSQTQILEGLGFNLTEVSESDIHQGFRHLLHTLYLPGDRLEMHTGSTLFLSQELPILPGFLNDSVAFYDSKLFLTNFHDSVGTAQLINDHVKEETQGKIVDLVSDLSTDIAMVLVNYIYFKALWEKPFVLSLTTPQDFYVDENTVVKVPMMLQDTEDHWYLHDKYLPCSVLRMDYKGNAMALFILPNRGKMKQVEEVLTPEILKRWMSLLQKRYYYRKLELHFPKFSISGSYNLDQILPMLGFVDVFSQQADLSGITEERKLQVSKSFHKAILEVDEAGTQAAAATGSFATFLSARRSRGVLWFNRPFLVVIFSTDTQSILFLGKVVNPTKP from the exons aTGCATCTTGCCAGCCACCTGCTCCTCCTTCTGGCTGGACTGCTGGTCGCATCTCACGGCCAGCTCCTCCCTGAACACAACAGCCAGGGTCACACTGGCAGCCCCCATCCGGAAGCTCCAAGCACAGGTGAGGGCTCCCCCAGCCTCAAGATTGCCCCGGGAAATACAGTCTTTGCTCTCCGCTTCTACCACCTGATGGCTTCCCAGAGCCCTGGGAGCAACATCTTCTTTTCCCCGCTGAGCATCTCTGCCTCCTACGCCATGCTGTCCCTGGGCGCCCGCTCACACAGCCAGACCCAGATCCTCGAGGGTCTGGGCTTCAACCTCACGGAGGTGTCTGAGTCGGACATCCACCAGGGCTTCCGGCACCTCCTGCACACCCTCTACCTCCCGGGAGACAGGCTGGAGATGCACACGGGCAGCACCCTGTTCCTGAGCCAGGAGCTGCCCATCCTTCCGGGATTTCTGAATGACAGTGTGGCCTTCTATGACTCCAAATTATTCCTCACCAACTTCCACGACTCTGTGGGTACCGCCCAGCTGATCAATGACCATGTCAAGGAGGAAACTCAAGGGAAGATTGTGGATTTGGTCAGTGACCTGAGCACAGACATCGCAATGGTGCTGGTGAATTACATTTACTTCAAAG CTCTGTGGGAGAAACCATTCGTTCTCTCGTTGACCACTCCCCAAGACTTCTACGTTGATGAGAATACAGTAGTCAAGGTGCCTATGATGCTGCAGGACACAGAGGACCACTGGTATCTTCATGACAAATACTTGCCCTGCTCAGTCCTGCGGATGGATTACAAAGGAAACGCGATGGCCCTTTTCATCCTTCCTAACCGAGGGAAAATGAAGCAGGTGGAGGAAGTCTTGACTCCAGAGATACTAAAAAGGTGGATGAGCTTGCTTCAGAAGAG GTACTATTACAGGAAGCTCGAGTTGCATTTCCCCAAGTTCTCCATTTCTGGCTCCTATAATTTAGATCAGATTTtgcccatgttgggctttgtggaCGTGTTCTCACAGCAGGCTGACTTGTCCGGCATCACTGAAGAGCGAAAGCTGCAGGTGTCCAAG AGTTTCCACAAAGCCATTCTGGAGGTGGACGAGGCTGGCACCCAGGCTGCAGCGGCCACTGGCAGCTTTGCCACCTTTCTGTCTGCCCGTCGCAGTCGCGGAGTCCTCTGGTTCAACCGGCCCTTCCTTGTGGTGATCTTTTCCACTGATACCCAGAGCATCCTCTTTCTGGGCAAGGTTGTCAACCCCACGAAACCATAG
- the SERPINA5 gene encoding plasma serine protease inhibitor isoform X1, which translates to MGQGRGSATMPLCLLFYLMFLSPPGATLHRHGSWETKKRVKEAPVVSTVAPMSGDFAFDLYRALATAAPDQNIFFSPLSISASLAMLSLGARSDTKAQILEGLGLSPQAGSEQGLHNSFRQLLGELARPRKGLRLNLGNALFISPTVPVQDAFLSAMRTLYLADTFPAHFGDPAGAQKQINDYVAKQTEGKIVDLVKDLDSTEVMVMVNYIFFKAKWETSFDHKNTHKQDFHVTSETVVQVPMMKLKDLYYYFLDRSLSCRVVGVPYQGDATALFVLPSQGRMGRLENGLNEKTLRTWLKMSTKRQLELYLPKLSTEGSYQLEKVLPKLGINDVFTSHADLTGITNHSNIQVSEMVHKAVVEVDESGTKAAAATETVFMFRSAPVSSPKVILNRPFIMLIVENFTNILFLGKVAHP; encoded by the exons ATGGGACAGG GACGGGGCTCAGCCACAATGCCGCTCTGCCTCCTCTTCTACCTGATGTTCCTCAGCCCGCCCGGGGCCACCCTGCACCGCCACGGCTCCTGGGAGACAAAGAAGAGGGTCAAGGAGGCACCCGTGGTCAGCACGGTGGCCCCCATGAGCGGGGACTTTGCCTTCGACCTCTACAGGGCCTTGGCTACAGCTGCCCCCGACCAGAACATCTTCTTCTCCCCTCTAAGCATCTCCGCGTCTCTGGCCATGCTGTCCCTGGGGGCCCGGTCCGACACGAAGGCACAGATTCTAGAAGGCCTGGGCCTCAGTCCCCAGGCGGGTTCGGAGCAGGGGCTCCACAACTCCTTCCGCCAGCTGCTGGGGGAGCTCGCCCGGCCCAGAAAGGGCCTCCGGCTGAACCTTGGCAACGCTCTGTTCATCAGCCCCACGGTGCCCGTCCAGGACGCCTTCCTGAGTGCCATGAGGACTCTGTACCTGGCAGACACTTTCCCCGCCCACTTTGGGGACCCCGCAGGGGCCCAGAAGCAGATCAACGACTATGTGGCAAAACAAACTGAAGGCAAGATTGTGGACTTAGTTAAGGACTTGGATAGCACTGAGGTCATGGTTATGgtgaattacattttctttaaag CTAAGTGGGAGACGAGCTTCGACCACAAAAACACTCATAAGCAGGACTTCCACGTGACTTCGGAGACGGTGGTGCAGGTGCCCATGATGAAGCTCAAAGACCTGTATTACTACTTCCTGGACCGGAGCCTCTCCTGCCGGGTGGTGGGGGTTCCCTACCAAGGGGACGCCACCGCCCTGTTCGTTCTCCCCAGCCAGGGCAGGATGGGGCGGCTGGAGAATGGACTGAATGAGAAGACATTGAGGACGTGGCTCAAGATGTCCACAAAGAG gCAGCTTGAGCTCTACCTTCCCAAGCTCTCCACTGAGGGCTCCTACCAGCTGGAGAAAGTCCTCCCCAAGCTGGGCATCAATGACGTCTTCACCTCCCATGCTGACCTGACTGGCATCACCAACCACTCCAACATCCAGGTGTCTGAG ATGGTGCACAAGGCCGTGGTGGAGGTGGACGAGTCGGGGACCAAAGCGGCCGCAGCCACAGAGACGGTCTTCATGTTCAGGTCGGCCCCAGTTAGCTCTCCCAAGGTCATCCTCAACAGGCCCTTTATCATGCTCATTGTAGAGAACTTCACGAACATTCTCTTCCTTGGCAAAGTGGCCCACCCCTGA
- the SERPINA5 gene encoding plasma serine protease inhibitor isoform X2 — MPLCLLFYLMFLSPPGATLHRHGSWETKKRVKEAPVVSTVAPMSGDFAFDLYRALATAAPDQNIFFSPLSISASLAMLSLGARSDTKAQILEGLGLSPQAGSEQGLHNSFRQLLGELARPRKGLRLNLGNALFISPTVPVQDAFLSAMRTLYLADTFPAHFGDPAGAQKQINDYVAKQTEGKIVDLVKDLDSTEVMVMVNYIFFKAKWETSFDHKNTHKQDFHVTSETVVQVPMMKLKDLYYYFLDRSLSCRVVGVPYQGDATALFVLPSQGRMGRLENGLNEKTLRTWLKMSTKRQLELYLPKLSTEGSYQLEKVLPKLGINDVFTSHADLTGITNHSNIQVSEMVHKAVVEVDESGTKAAAATETVFMFRSAPVSSPKVILNRPFIMLIVENFTNILFLGKVAHP; from the exons ATGCCGCTCTGCCTCCTCTTCTACCTGATGTTCCTCAGCCCGCCCGGGGCCACCCTGCACCGCCACGGCTCCTGGGAGACAAAGAAGAGGGTCAAGGAGGCACCCGTGGTCAGCACGGTGGCCCCCATGAGCGGGGACTTTGCCTTCGACCTCTACAGGGCCTTGGCTACAGCTGCCCCCGACCAGAACATCTTCTTCTCCCCTCTAAGCATCTCCGCGTCTCTGGCCATGCTGTCCCTGGGGGCCCGGTCCGACACGAAGGCACAGATTCTAGAAGGCCTGGGCCTCAGTCCCCAGGCGGGTTCGGAGCAGGGGCTCCACAACTCCTTCCGCCAGCTGCTGGGGGAGCTCGCCCGGCCCAGAAAGGGCCTCCGGCTGAACCTTGGCAACGCTCTGTTCATCAGCCCCACGGTGCCCGTCCAGGACGCCTTCCTGAGTGCCATGAGGACTCTGTACCTGGCAGACACTTTCCCCGCCCACTTTGGGGACCCCGCAGGGGCCCAGAAGCAGATCAACGACTATGTGGCAAAACAAACTGAAGGCAAGATTGTGGACTTAGTTAAGGACTTGGATAGCACTGAGGTCATGGTTATGgtgaattacattttctttaaag CTAAGTGGGAGACGAGCTTCGACCACAAAAACACTCATAAGCAGGACTTCCACGTGACTTCGGAGACGGTGGTGCAGGTGCCCATGATGAAGCTCAAAGACCTGTATTACTACTTCCTGGACCGGAGCCTCTCCTGCCGGGTGGTGGGGGTTCCCTACCAAGGGGACGCCACCGCCCTGTTCGTTCTCCCCAGCCAGGGCAGGATGGGGCGGCTGGAGAATGGACTGAATGAGAAGACATTGAGGACGTGGCTCAAGATGTCCACAAAGAG gCAGCTTGAGCTCTACCTTCCCAAGCTCTCCACTGAGGGCTCCTACCAGCTGGAGAAAGTCCTCCCCAAGCTGGGCATCAATGACGTCTTCACCTCCCATGCTGACCTGACTGGCATCACCAACCACTCCAACATCCAGGTGTCTGAG ATGGTGCACAAGGCCGTGGTGGAGGTGGACGAGTCGGGGACCAAAGCGGCCGCAGCCACAGAGACGGTCTTCATGTTCAGGTCGGCCCCAGTTAGCTCTCCCAAGGTCATCCTCAACAGGCCCTTTATCATGCTCATTGTAGAGAACTTCACGAACATTCTCTTCCTTGGCAAAGTGGCCCACCCCTGA